In Nonomuraea sp. NBC_00507, the following are encoded in one genomic region:
- a CDS encoding ABC transporter permease: MAGFLVRRLLSSVVLVAVAASLAYLLAATALDPRSNYADRTPKPPPAVVDAQLTALNLNDKTPLLQRYATWGTGVLRGDFGKTVVGSPVNEDLKRRVGVTFRLVMLGLLFGSALGVIVGALAAVRQYGWFDRLSTGLSFVVLAVPVVVLANMMILVATWANERVFGRQVFLVSGEYSDGLAAGFWGQVVDRLQHLILPTISLSVGLIAVFSRYQRNMMLDVLGADFLRTAMAKGLSRRRALVTHALRTALIPVVTYFAFMFGALLTGATFTEKIFGWHGLGEQLINSIFTNDVNTVAAISLLAAISVLCASLAADLLRAALDPRVRA; encoded by the coding sequence ATGGCCGGGTTTCTGGTCCGCAGGCTGCTCTCGTCCGTCGTGCTCGTCGCGGTGGCCGCCAGCCTCGCCTATCTCCTGGCGGCCACCGCCCTCGACCCGCGCTCCAACTACGCCGACCGCACGCCCAAGCCGCCGCCCGCCGTGGTCGACGCCCAGCTCACCGCGCTCAATCTCAACGACAAGACACCCCTGCTGCAGCGTTACGCCACCTGGGGCACCGGGGTGCTCCGCGGCGACTTCGGCAAAACGGTCGTGGGCTCGCCCGTCAATGAGGATCTCAAGCGACGCGTGGGCGTCACGTTCCGGCTCGTCATGCTGGGGCTGCTGTTCGGCAGCGCGCTCGGGGTGATCGTCGGGGCGCTGGCGGCGGTCCGGCAATACGGGTGGTTCGATCGGCTCTCAACCGGCCTGTCGTTCGTCGTCCTCGCGGTGCCGGTGGTCGTCCTGGCCAACATGATGATCTTGGTGGCCACCTGGGCCAACGAGCGCGTCTTCGGCCGCCAGGTGTTCCTCGTCAGCGGCGAATACAGCGACGGGCTGGCCGCCGGGTTCTGGGGTCAGGTGGTGGACCGGCTGCAACACCTGATTCTGCCGACGATCTCGCTGTCGGTCGGTCTCATCGCGGTCTTCAGCCGTTACCAGCGCAACATGATGCTCGACGTGCTCGGCGCCGACTTCCTGCGCACGGCCATGGCCAAGGGGCTGAGCAGGCGCAGAGCGCTCGTCACGCACGCGCTGCGGACCGCGCTGATCCCCGTGGTGACCTATTTCGCGTTCATGTTCGGCGCGCTGCTGACGGGGGCGACGTTCACGGAGAAGATCTTCGGCTGGCACGGGCTGGGCGAGCAGCTGATCAACTCGATCTTCACCAACGACGTCAACACCGTCGCGGCCATCTCCCTGCTGGCCGCGATCTCCGTGTTGTGCGCCTCGCTGGCCGCCGACCTGCTGCGCGCGGCCCTCGATCCCAGGGTGCGGGCCTGA